DNA sequence from the Arthrobacter sp. V1I9 genome:
GACGGGCTGACCCTTCAGGATCGGGACGCTTGGCAGTACTGCCACATCAGCGAATCGTTCAGCACTGCCGCCTCGCAGTAGGCGCACGAGTTCCTCCACCCGGAGGGCCGCCTCCGCGCCGCTGACGTTTGGAACGGAATGGTTGGACGGCACGGCTACCAGGGACTTCCGGCTGGCCAGCAGGAGCCGGGTCTGGACCAGCCGGGCGAAGCGGAAAGCGTGGGCCCGGACGGTGGCGCGGTTTCCCATTGAGGCGACTACATCGCTGACCAGGTCCTGTTTGACGTCTTCTGTGAGGGCCCGGGTGCTCAGATCCGCCACCATGGTCCAGCGCTCGGCGATGGGCACCTCGGCGAAGGACGGTCCCAGCACCCAGAGAGCATGGGTTTCGCGGGGCTTGGCACGCAGCAGACCCTGGGGCAGCCGCACGACGGCGCGCACCCGGCCGGTTCGCAGGAGCCCGGAACGGAGGCCATTGGCCGAGGTGCCCAGTGGCGCGTCGCAGAGGACTCGGGCGGGCGCGATGATGACGGCGCGCTGTTGGTCGTCCATCTGCAGGACAAGGTGTTCCACCGCCGAGAGAATCTGGACCTCTTCCATGCTGGGTTCGCCGGGCGACGGGTACTGCGCTACGTGCACCACAGGCCCATGGACGGCGAACTCGCCGCTGGGATCGACGCGGATCTGTCCGCCGTCCACGCCGTGGACGCGCAGGCGGCGGCGCACGAGGCGGGCGGCCCCGCCGTCGTCGTCTGGTGTTAGAAACGTGACAGGCGCACTCTCGCCGGCCGCGCGGACGACGCCCATCAGGAGGTCGCTGCCGCCGCGTGTGGCATCGGCAAACACGGAGTCTCCGCCCAGCGTCGCCGACAGTTCGACCGCAGCAGCGGCGACCAGATCGACGGCGGATTCGGTGAGGGCCGTATCCGAGTGCTCCCGCAGCCCGGACCGGAATCTCGCGGCCAGAAGCTGCTCGAAGGCCCCGCCCGTGTTGTAGGCGCTGTCGACCAGCCGGTCCGCAAACGCCGCAGTGGAAGCGAGCGAAGGCCCGGCGGCTTCCAGCTCCGAGTAAAGGAACGCGTCGTCTGGATCGCACTCGTCCGCCATGTCCAGCAGTTCGTCCGGGGTCAGTTGCGCCAGGGCATTGCCGGTCATGGCCTTGAGCGTCAGTAAGGCGGTCAGGGCGTTGAATGTGTTTCCCGGGGCTTCGCCGGAAGCTTTGACCGGCACCCTGGCGAAAGCTGCGACGTCGTTGGCGGCCTCGGGATTGTTGCCACGTCCGGTCACGTTTAGCCAGGCGGCGATGCGGTGGGCGTCGAAGAGCTCCCGGCCGTTGTCGAGCGCGGCTGGCTCGGGAAACGGGTGGGCCGTCCCGGCGTTGCGTTTGCGCCACATCGAAACAACGGGGCGCTTGACCTGCGCCAGGGCGGCAACGTCCGAGAGAGTCATCCGCAGGGCTTCTGCTTCGTTCATGTCCGCCTCCTTACGACGTCGACCCTCAGCCTAACTGCGTGGGGCACACTTCCCAGGGATGTGCTGATAAGTGGGATTATCAGCGTTTCTTCTCTCGGCTGGGTTGGCCCGTCGTAGCTTCGTTCTGCAGCTACGAAGGAATCCTCCGGAGCTGCGACGGCGGCGGGGAACCGCGCATTTGGGGGACTGGTATCCCGCCGCCGCTCAGCAGCCATCCGAGAACAGAGGAGCAAGTCATGTTGAACACCGATTCCAACGAGCCGGCGGCAACGCACAGCAAAGACGTCCTGGCGGAGGCGCAGCCGGGCGGAGGGAAGGCCAAGCCCGGACGGACGCGCCGGGTCTTCACGGCCGTCGCCGTCGTCGGCCTGCTGGTAGGCGCGACCGCCGTCGGCACCACACTGCCGGATCCTAAGTCCAGCGACGCCTATCGGGCGCTAGCGGGGGAGAAGGCAACTGTTGAGTCCGATCGCGACTCTGCCAAGTCCAATTATGAGTCGATGAAATCGAAGTACGACACCCTGCAGAACGGCATTACGGCCCGCGAAGCCAAGGTCACCGCAAGGGAGACCGAGGTCGGAAAGGCTGACGCAGCCGTCAAGACTGCTGAAGCCGCCATGAAGGTCCGCGAAGAGGCAGTCACCGGCGCCGAGAAGACAAAGGCGGCCAACACCATCGGCGACGGCACCTGGACCGTGGGCTCCGACATCGAACCCGGCACCTACCGGGCAGCGGCTGCCGTCGCATCCACCTGCTACTGGGGAATCTACCGCAGCGGCAGCAACGGCAGCGACATCGTCGAAAACGACATCCCCGGCGGCGGCCGGCCTGTCGTCACCCTCTCAGCAGGGCTGGACTTCAACTCAACCCGCTGCGGCAAATGGGAAAAACAGTAGCCACTGCTACTCCGCACCATCACCCAATCGCATCACTTGAAAGGCACCATCATGACCAACCAGAACCTTGTCCCTGTCCCGCTGGCTGCCCAGGCAGCTGCAGCCCGGCCGTTCTACAAGAAGAAGCGCTTCGTACTTCCGGCAGGCGTCCTGCTGGTGGGCGTTCTCATGGGCTCCTGCTCGGGCGGAAGCAAGCAGGCAGCGGACTCCAGCCCGATCGCCTCCGCCACTGCGTCCGTCGAAGCGACTGCGCCGGCTGCCGCTGCTCCTGCCGCCCCCGCGGCGGCACCGCCGCCGTCCGCTCCTGCTGCTCCCGCGGCGCCTGCAGTGGGCGTTCCATTCACCGTGAAGATGCGCAACGGCAACGTCGCCAGGATCACTGTCGTGTCCGCCGTACGCACCGACTCTGTGACCGCCGGCGCGTTCTCTACTCCACCCAGGAACGGTACCTACCTGCTCCTGGACGTGCTCTGGGAAACGGAATCCGGCAAGACGAGCTCCAACCCGCTCTACTTCTCTGCGAAGGATGCCAACGGCCGTAAGGCAGACATGAGCCTGTTCGCAGATAACCAGCTGGGTTCGGGCGAGGTTCTGCCCGGGGACAAGGCGCGGGGCAACATCGCCTTCGATATTGCGCCGGGCGCTGCCACCGTCATGATTTCTGATCCGCTGCTGCAGGAGGCTGCCCGGATCCAGATTCCGTAATTGACCAGTTCTTGGAACCTCTGATGCGCAACTGGTCGGCTCTCTTTGAGGCAGGACAGTCACACAAAGAGTCCGATTTGGAAGGTTCCTTGATCGCAGGAGGGGTGACGTGGCAGGTGAGCAACCACTCAGGGAGAAGAACAGGAATTGGGGAAGACGAATAGTGCAGCATGACCACGACTCGGACAGGGGGAAAGATTTGAGTCCTAAAGCGTAATGGGAGCGTTGCGTATGCGGCGCCACCCCCAGCAGGGATATGATCTCGAACTAATGAAAACGGCTTGCTCAGCTATGGCTGATCGGCGTTGGGGGTTCGTCGAAAGGAAAAGCATGAGTAGGTCCGGGGATCTGCGCGGGCGCCATACGGAGAAAAAGCATTGGGTTCATGGCCTTCGCCGCCCTGTGCCCACTGTTTCTCAACTGTTTACTGGGCAGGTCGGAAGATAGTGGGTTTTTGGCACACCGGCTACATGGAATTTCATGAGCCCACAGGTGAAGGTACAAGTCCATTTGCGGAGCCCAAAGAGGTGACCTTTCCGTGCACGACCTGCGGGGTGGAGTTTTCAACGGCCCGTGATCTGCGCGTACACACTTTTGAGGGCCACCCCGTGCGACGCCCTGTTCTCGTGTTCAACGGGCGGGAATGCGGCAGGAGTCGCCTAACCATCACCAGCGAAACCACCGCGCATGATTGGGTGATACGCACAGCTGACGCTGTGAGTATCAACGGCAAGACAGTTTTTGTTGGAGACGCTGCAGAATTTCTGTCATCTCAGCGGAGCGGTGTTGTGGACGTGACACTTTCGAATCTGGGTGTTGTGGAGACTTTCCAGTTCGAGTTCGCGCTGGCTGATATGGATGATCTTGACGGGGTTGATGCTGCCTTGGCGCGCTTGGTCGACGGGGGCGAGCTGAGTCGCCGGTCTATCGACGACTTCATCATGCGCTGCAAACAACACCGCACTGCAGCCCGGTATCAATCCGGTCTCGCAAACTACCTTTACGGAGTTCTGGCACGCGAGGATGCTGCTGGAGCAGAGGGTTCCGAGCGATCAGGTGAGGGCAGCGGCTATGAGGGCAAATACGATCAGGCCGTCGGAATTTTGAGAAGTTTCGATCGCCCTCCAGCAGAGGCTATATGTGGCATCGTTGCCTTCCACTACAACCAGTTCGAACGCGCCATGACGAAGACCAAGAGCCAGCGCGTTGCGGAAGTGTCCATACGATTTCAGGCGCTCCTCAAAGGGGAAAGCTGGTTGCCCGATGCGCTGTCGCAGTCGCCACACCCGAGCCTGGATGTCGCGCTCAGCGACTCGGTAATCGAACAAGTGCTCAGGTGGTCTGCATTGCCACTCGATGGCACAGCAGCCGATGACATGGCTGAGCTAGCTGCCAATATTGGTTCACAGCGACCATACGACGCGCTTAAGCTCCATCTGGCGGCGGCTGAGCATGCGCTGGCTCTAGGAGACCTCCCTGCAGCGCTGCGACACGCCGAAAGCCTTCGGCACAGCCGTCTGAGCGAGAAGTGGTACACAAATTTTCGACCCCGAGTTCAACGTCAAGGAGTTCTGAAAAAGTGACAACAGACGACGGACCCGCTGGAGTTCATTCGGCTGATGGCTCGGACTCGCCCCTGCCCAGGGAGCCTGCGGCCAGGGGCCCGCAAAAGCCCAACCCGGATAACAGCAGCAAGCGGGAGCGGCCCAAAACGATCCTCGCATTGATGGAATATGCCTATAGCGAAGCTGGACGAAAGCTCAGTTTGTCCCGGAAGGATATATTCGAGCTGTCGGTACGGCCAGAGGATGAGCAAGCAGAAATTGATACTGTTCGGCAATTAGCTGGGAGAGATACGTTATTTGCCGTTCCGCCGAGTTTATTGTCATCACTGGCTGAGCTGGGATCAGAAACGCTTGTGCGTGGCCGGATTCTCGATCTGGTTGTCGTGGCTTTCGCAAGCCACAAACTCTTCGAGGGACGGATTGAGCGCTTGACGGAACAGCGGCCCCTGGAAATGCTAACGGCTGAAGAGGTCAATCGTGCGGCCCAGCGCATAACATTCAGCGCTTTGGGGCTGAAAGAGGAATCCGAATTCAGCGACGCAGGCCGGGCGCGGCTTCGCTCCAACGCGGTATCCGCTCTGGAGCTTTTTCGCGTCCTCCGCGATCGGTGGACTTCGCGGCAGTTCATCGAGGACATGAGTGCCACTGTCTGGGACGCTCCGGCCCTGCCAAGTGCATACAAGACGGCTGCTCTTCTGGCGACAGCAAGGAACACGGAAGCACTGAGCCAGGTCTCACGGCACTTCGAGCATGTTCTCCGTAACTCGAAAAGGGAAACGGAGAAGGCCATTTCACAAGCACGGGAGCAGGAGCTTCGTGCCATAACGGCCGAGGCGTTGGGAAAGAGACTGGCAGCAGATCTAGAGAAGGCAAGAGCAGATGCCGCGGAGCTGGCGTCCAGAGCCAATGAACTTGAGCTGCGGCTTTCGGTAGAGCGAAGCAACCGCGTGGTCGATAAGAGCCACCACGTTGATGACTATGAGGCTCTCAGAACGCAGGTCATTCGACGGCTCTCTACTCAGTCTGAGCTTTTGGGGGACGGGCTTCATGCCCTTCGCCATGGAAGCACAGGTGTAGCCGAGGAGTTCGTTGACAGGGCACTCACTGCAATTAGTAGTGAGGTCACGCGCCTGAAGGAACTGGATGGGGGAGTGCAATGATTGCAGGTTTTGATTTCGGAACGACTAACAGCCTCGTGTCTGTGGTCGTTGGCGACCGTGTGATTGACGTCTTGGACGATGAAGGCCTGCCGCACCCATCGGTCGTTCGATACGAGGGCGAGGAAGTCGTCGTTGGACGAGAGGCGCGCCACGCGCTTGAGGAAGTCGGTCTCGGCGTCTATGGCAACACAGTGCGCTCACCAAAGTTTCTCCTGGGCGAGGAATCAGTGACTGTCGGGGGCGTCGACCGCAGCCCCGTGGAGATTGTTGCAGATGTCATCCGCCATGTCCGTTCGGAATCACGGCGAGGCCGTCAGCGACAAGTGCTGGGCGAGTTGGACCGTGCAGTGGTCACAATTCCAGTGAACATGAACGGACCGAGACGCGCGGCTCTTCGAGAAGCGTTCGCCCATGCAGGAATCTCTATAGCTCAGTTTGTTCACGAACCACTTGCAGCCCTCTACGGCTACCTCCGCGGTGCAGCGGACACCGACAGCGAAATCCGCGGCCTGATGCGACGCAACGTACTGGTTGTTGACTGGGGTGGCGGCACCCTCGACCTCACACTTTGCCGAATTGAGCCGGGGCGGATCCTGCAACTCCGCAACGGGGGAACTGACACAGTCGGAGGTGACAAA
Encoded proteins:
- a CDS encoding DUF4352 domain-containing protein, which encodes MTNQNLVPVPLAAQAAAARPFYKKKRFVLPAGVLLVGVLMGSCSGGSKQAADSSPIASATASVEATAPAAAAPAAPAAAPPPSAPAAPAAPAVGVPFTVKMRNGNVARITVVSAVRTDSVTAGAFSTPPRNGTYLLLDVLWETESGKTSSNPLYFSAKDANGRKADMSLFADNQLGSGEVLPGDKARGNIAFDIAPGAATVMISDPLLQEAARIQIP
- a CDS encoding PspA/IM30 family protein; this translates as MLNTDSNEPAATHSKDVLAEAQPGGGKAKPGRTRRVFTAVAVVGLLVGATAVGTTLPDPKSSDAYRALAGEKATVESDRDSAKSNYESMKSKYDTLQNGITAREAKVTARETEVGKADAAVKTAEAAMKVREEAVTGAEKTKAANTIGDGTWTVGSDIEPGTYRAAAAVASTCYWGIYRSGSNGSDIVENDIPGGGRPVVTLSAGLDFNSTRCGKWEKQ